A single Lactuca sativa cultivar Salinas chromosome 8, Lsat_Salinas_v11, whole genome shotgun sequence DNA region contains:
- the LOC111898097 gene encoding uncharacterized protein LOC111898097, producing the protein MKVESSAPRSYKSKPYSRPDRHRVNALEDEGEEEEPPKITDYCFYVDVSGLIHAMQDLRDKARWIKKENKPTNWKDKSKRCAYHEYFGHMTEDCIALRKEISYLISKRHLKETLRRKKEKSKENNQDGHKIPKKQGSPPPNAKIINVISGGSNICGTSYFQAKRQNKVSKTEKENRSRKNTLVSKKKEITLDETDREGIQDPHHDGLMITMYIANQFVRRILVDRVSSVNIVLLDALKRMNILESEIIKRSSVLIGFSGETKHTIREIKLPIYIEGVKYIQTFCVIDALSSYNVVLGRPWIHEMKEVPSIYLQCVKMPTMKPQQA; encoded by the coding sequence ATGAAGGTCGAATCCTCAGCTCCAAGATCCTACAAATCGAAGCCCTATTCTAGACCAGATCGTCATAGGGTTAATGCCCTCGAAGATGAAGGGGAGGAAGAGGAACCTCCTAAGATCACTGACTATTGTTTTTATGTGGATGTTTCAGGTTTAATCCATGCTATGCAGGATCTCAGAGATAAAGCAAGGTGGATAAAGAAGGAAAACAAGCCCACCAATTGGAAAGACAAGTCTAAACGGTGTGCTTACCACGAATATTTTGGTCATATGACGGAGGATTGCATAGCCCTAAGGAAGGAGATTAGTTATCTCATTAGCAAACGACATCTTAAAGAGACCctcagaagaaagaaagaaaagtccAAGGAGAACAACCAGGATGGTCACAAGATCCCGAAGAAACAAGGATCTCCACCCCCAAATGCCAAGATAATTAATGTTATCTCAGGCGGATCTAACATTTGTGGTACTTCTTATTTTCAGGCTAAAAGACAaaacaaggtctctaaaacagaaaaAGAGAATAGATCACGGAAGAATACCTTAGTTAGCAAGAAAAAGGAAATCACGCTTGACGAGACGGACAGGGAAGGGATCCAGGATCCTCACCATGATGGACTCATGATAACAATGTACATTGCCAACCAATTCGTCAGAAGGATCCTTGTTGACAGAGTATCCTCGGTCAACATCGTACTCTTGGATGCACTGAAGAGGATGAACATCCTGGAATCGGAGATAATCAAAAGATCCTCGGTCCTCATAGGATTTAGTGGAGAAACGAAACACACCATTAGGGAGATAAAACTACCAATATACATAGAGGGGGTGAAATATATACAAACTTTTTGTGTTATTGACGCTTTATCTTCTTATAATGTGGTATTAGGTAGACCATGGATCCACGAGATGAAGGAGGTTCCATCAATATATCTTCAGTGTGTAAAGATGCCTACGATGAAACCCCAACAAGCATAA
- the LOC111898095 gene encoding uncharacterized protein LOC111898095 — MVGKQHGRDAFVSQEKQSISEAFKKQTKIKESNYKLRLGASIWCCKFLLKNGLPFRGHDESSDSLNRGIFLELLSFLRDHNEGIRNVTLENAPQNNQVTCPRTQKKIFERFSTEIVLDICKEIGKDVFSLLVDEFSDVSKKEQMDIVLRYVENRGVVKERFIGVVHVKDTSSMTLKAAIDYAFTHKNLSMSQVIGQGYDGESNMQGAFGLKALILQYNHSTHYVHCFAHQLQLVIVGVAKKHDGVANFFEKLSLVLNVVGGSCKRKDMLLENQGERVQMSIGNGELETGRGLNQESSLIRAGDIIWGSHFKTITSLMNLFAEVRHVLTYVKEKGSSLSNQNQAFGILKYFKTLDFMFYLHLMYEILHLMNVFSKNLQKKDQDILEAASLVRGTMDALKSLRDTGFAKLLSKLYTKDFGDTEKMQLDGELKIYYHALHKDDRFTSLQGISDLSRLMVETGKHRSYHMVYRLLKLVLVLPVATTTVGRCFSTMKFLKKDLRNKIGDGFLNDVMISYVEKEALMKVNIEDVMDRFQKMCTHRCQI; from the exons ATGGTGGGAAAACAACATGGGAGAGATGCATTTGTTTCACAAG AAAAACAATCTATTAGTGAAGCCTTCAAGAAGCAAACCAAGATTAAGGAGAGTAATTATAAACTTCGTTTAGGTGCTTCAATTTGGTGTTGtaaatttttattgaaaaatggtTTACCATTTCGGGGTCATGATGAGTCGAGTGACTCTCTTAATAGAGGGATTTTCTTGGAGTTATTATCTTTCTTGAGAGACCATAATGAAGGCATTCGCAATGTTACCTTAGAAAATGCTCCTCAAAATAATCAAGTGACGTGCCCGAGGactcaaaagaaaatttttgaacgCTTTTCAACAGAGATAGTTTTAGATATTTGCAAAGAAATTGGTAAAGATGTGTTTTCTTTATTGGTTGATGAATTTAGTGATGTATCAAaaaaagaacaaatggacatagtTTTGAGGTATGTTGAAAACCGTGGAGTGGTGAAGGAAAGATTCATTGGAGTGGTGCACGTGAAGGATACATCCTCTATGACTCTTAAAGCAGCCATAGATTACGCTTTTACCCATAAAAATTTGAGTATGTCTCAG GTAATAGGACAAGGTTACGATGGGGAAAGCAATATGCAAGGTGCATTTGGTCTAAAAGCTTTGATTTTACAATATAATCATTCAACGCATTATGTGCATTGCTTTGCACACCAACTTCAGTTAGTTATTGTGGGTGTAGCAAAGAAGCATGATGGTGTTGCCAATTTCTTTGAGAAACTTTCTTTGGTGCTTAATGTGGTAGGTGGTTCATGTAAAAGAAAAGACATGCTACTGGAAAATCAAGGAGAAAGGGTCCAAATGTCAATTGGAAATGGTGAACTTGAAACTGGAAGAGGGTTAAATCAAGAGAGCTCGCTTATTCGAGCGGGAGATATAATATGGGGTTCACATTTCAAAACCATCACAAGTTTGATGAACTTATTTGCAGAGGTTCGTCATGTTCTTACTTATGTCAAAGAGAAAGGATCCTCTTTAAGTAACCAAAATCAAGCATTTGGTATCTTAAAATATTTCAAGACATTAGATTTCATGTTTTACTTACATTTGATGTATGAAATTTTACACCTCATGAACGTATTCTCAAAGAATCTTCAAAAAAAGGATCAAGATATTTTAGAAGCGGCTTCTTTGGTTAGAGGGACAATGGACGCATTGAAGTCTTTAAGAGACACGGGGTTTGCTAAACTTTTATCGAAG TTATACACAAAAGATTTTGGTGATACGGAGAAGATGCAACTTGATGGTGAACTTAAAATATATTATCACGCTTTGCATAAAGATGACCGGTTCACTAGTTTGCAAGGAATTTCAGACCTTTCTCGTTTGATGGTGGAAACGGGGAAACATCGGTCTTATCATATGGTTTATAGATTGTTGAAGTTGGTTTTGGTTTTACCCGTTGCAACCACAACGGTCGGAAGATGTTTTTCAACGATGAAGTTTTTGAAGAAGGATTTGCGTAACAAAATAGGTGATGGTTTTTTGAACGATGTCATGATTTCTTATGTTGAAAAAGAGGCACTTATGAAAGTAAATATCGAAGATGTAATGGATCGGTTTCAAAAAATGTGTACTCATAGATGTCAAATTTAG